A single Pedobacter sp. PACM 27299 DNA region contains:
- the groES gene encoding co-chaperone GroES — MALNIKPIADRVVIEAAPAEEKTASGLYIPDTAKEKPQQGTVVAVGPGKYAEATGSLIPLSVKAGDVVLYGKYGGTEITFEGKEYLIMRESDLYAIL; from the coding sequence ATGGCTTTAAACATTAAACCCATTGCAGATAGAGTAGTAATTGAAGCTGCTCCTGCCGAAGAAAAAACAGCTTCGGGTCTATATATCCCTGATACAGCTAAAGAAAAACCTCAGCAAGGAACAGTAGTTGCAGTAGGCCCAGGCAAATACGCCGAAGCTACAGGTAGCCTAATCCCATTGAGCGTTAAAGCTGGAGACGTGGTATTATATGGTAAATACGGTGGTACTGAAATTACTTTCGAAGGTAAAGAGTATCTTATTATGCGTGAATCTGACCTTTACGCAATTCTTTAG
- the groL gene encoding chaperonin GroEL (60 kDa chaperone family; promotes refolding of misfolded polypeptides especially under stressful conditions; forms two stacked rings of heptamers to form a barrel-shaped 14mer; ends can be capped by GroES; misfolded proteins enter the barrel where they are refolded when GroES binds): MAKQVRYNVEARDALKRGVDILANAVKVTLGPKGRNVIIDKKFGSPAITKDGVTVAKEIELKDPIENMGAQMVKEVASKTADIAGDGTTTATVLAQAIVTAGIKNVAAGANPMDLKRGIDKAVTAIVANLKAQSQTVGEDNNKIKQVASISANNDEVIGSLIAEAMGKVGKDGVITVEEAKGTETEVKTVEGMQFDRGYLSPYFVTNADKMEAELENPYILIYDKKISNMKELLPILEKQVQTGKPLLIIAEDLDGEALATLVVNKIRGSLKVVAVKAPGFGDRRKAMLEDIAILTGGTVISEERGYKLENADLTYLGTAEKVLVDKDNTTIINGAGSSDDIKARVNQIKSQIETTTSDYDKEKLQERLAKLAGGVAVLYVGAASEVEMKEKKDRVDDALHATRAAVEEGIVAGGGVAFIRAIEALEGMKGVNDDETTGIAIVKRAIEEPLRQICQNAGIEGSIVVQKVKEGKADFGYNARTDVYENLIAAGVIDPTKVGRVALENAASIAAMLLTTECVLADDPEDAPAGAGMPPMGGGGMGGMM; this comes from the coding sequence ATGGCAAAGCAAGTAAGATATAATGTAGAAGCCCGTGACGCCCTGAAAAGAGGAGTTGACATTTTGGCTAATGCGGTAAAAGTAACTCTAGGTCCAAAAGGACGTAACGTAATTATTGACAAGAAATTCGGTTCACCAGCGATTACTAAAGATGGTGTGACTGTAGCGAAAGAGATCGAATTAAAAGATCCTATCGAAAATATGGGTGCTCAAATGGTGAAAGAAGTTGCTTCTAAAACTGCAGATATCGCAGGTGATGGAACAACAACTGCAACTGTATTGGCACAAGCAATCGTAACTGCAGGTATTAAAAACGTTGCTGCTGGTGCAAATCCAATGGATTTGAAACGTGGTATCGACAAAGCGGTTACTGCAATTGTTGCTAACTTAAAAGCACAATCTCAAACAGTAGGTGAAGACAATAACAAAATCAAACAAGTTGCTTCTATTTCAGCAAATAATGATGAGGTGATTGGTTCCCTAATTGCTGAGGCAATGGGCAAAGTAGGTAAAGACGGTGTAATTACTGTGGAAGAAGCCAAAGGTACTGAAACTGAAGTAAAAACAGTAGAAGGTATGCAATTCGACCGTGGTTACTTATCTCCATACTTTGTAACTAACGCAGATAAAATGGAAGCGGAATTAGAAAACCCTTACATCTTGATCTACGACAAAAAAATCAGCAACATGAAAGAATTGTTGCCAATTTTAGAGAAACAAGTACAAACAGGTAAACCATTATTGATCATTGCTGAAGACTTAGATGGCGAAGCATTGGCTACATTGGTAGTAAACAAAATCCGTGGCTCTCTGAAAGTTGTTGCGGTTAAAGCTCCAGGTTTCGGTGACCGTAGAAAAGCAATGTTAGAAGACATCGCTATCTTAACTGGTGGTACAGTAATTTCTGAAGAAAGAGGTTATAAATTAGAAAATGCTGACCTTACTTACCTAGGTACTGCTGAGAAAGTTCTTGTTGATAAAGACAATACAACGATCATCAATGGTGCAGGTAGTTCTGATGACATCAAAGCTCGCGTGAACCAGATTAAATCTCAAATCGAGACTACTACATCTGATTATGACAAAGAGAAATTACAAGAGCGTTTGGCTAAATTAGCTGGCGGTGTTGCAGTTCTTTATGTTGGTGCAGCTTCTGAAGTTGAAATGAAAGAGAAAAAAGACCGTGTTGATGATGCTTTACATGCAACTCGTGCAGCTGTAGAAGAAGGTATCGTTGCAGGTGGAGGTGTTGCTTTCATCCGCGCTATCGAAGCTTTAGAAGGCATGAAAGGTGTGAATGATGACGAGACAACTGGTATCGCTATCGTTAAACGCGCAATCGAAGAGCCATTACGTCAAATCTGTCAGAATGCAGGTATTGAAGGTTCTATCGTAGTACAAAAAGTTAAAGAAGGTAAAGCTGACTTCGGTTACAATGCCCGTACTGATGTATATGAAAACTTAATCGCTGCCGGTGTGATCGATCCAACTAAAGTAGGTCGTGTAGCATTAGAAAACGCAGCTTCTATCGCAGCTATGTTGTTAACAACAGAATGCGTATTAGCTGACGATCCAGAAGATGCTCCTGCTGGTGCAGGTATGCCTCCAATGGGTGGTGGTGGTATGGGTGGAATGATGTAA
- the secG gene encoding preprotein translocase subunit SecG, giving the protein MLFLIILLIIVCIALALFVLIQNPKGGGLATGGSGSNMFGVQRTGDVLEKGTWVLLALIVVLTLSITTIAKTGGTAAAVDSKIQEHLDKMPTPSPIGSSAPAATAPATAPADTAKK; this is encoded by the coding sequence ATGCTATTTTTAATTATTTTATTAATCATTGTCTGCATTGCCTTAGCGCTATTTGTTTTGATACAAAACCCTAAAGGTGGTGGCCTTGCAACAGGTGGATCAGGCAGCAATATGTTTGGCGTTCAACGTACAGGTGATGTTCTTGAAAAAGGTACCTGGGTATTATTAGCATTAATCGTAGTGCTTACACTATCTATTACGACCATTGCAAAAACAGGTGGAACAGCAGCAGCTGTAGACTCTAAAATCCAGGAACATTTGGACAAAATGCCTACCCCATCTCCAATTGGATCATCAGCTCCAGCGGCAACCGCTCCAGCTACTGCTCCTGCAGATACTGCAAAGAAATAA
- a CDS encoding TIGR04325 family methyltransferase, producing MFKCLFAKTPKDLYGWFGDYSSWTELAAETSGYDAEVILEKTKNAILKVKNGEAVYERDAVNLPQKEYPFPLISFLMHSAALKNRPLHVLDFGGSLGSTYFQVKEFLTEGVCASWNIVEQEHYVTCGKAHFEDDQLKFHSSISEVLKSTEIDLVILSSVLQYLEKPHEFLKELVAYQFPFLLFDRTAFHHGDQDRLTLQIVPPQIYAASYPSWFFNKQGFLSHFQNNYQQIAEFTSSVKGEETMLINGKELGYDKGFYFINSSGYA from the coding sequence ATGTTCAAATGCCTGTTCGCGAAAACCCCTAAGGACCTGTATGGCTGGTTTGGTGATTATTCTTCCTGGACGGAGCTGGCCGCAGAAACCAGTGGATATGACGCAGAAGTGATTCTTGAAAAAACAAAAAATGCAATCCTGAAAGTGAAAAATGGAGAAGCAGTATATGAAAGAGATGCTGTAAACCTGCCGCAAAAGGAGTATCCTTTTCCTTTAATCTCTTTTTTAATGCACAGTGCAGCGCTGAAAAATAGGCCGCTACATGTACTTGATTTTGGGGGCTCATTGGGCAGTACGTATTTCCAGGTTAAGGAATTTTTAACCGAGGGGGTTTGTGCCAGCTGGAACATAGTAGAACAGGAGCATTATGTTACCTGTGGTAAAGCGCATTTTGAAGATGATCAGCTAAAATTTCATTCCAGCATCTCTGAAGTATTAAAGTCCACAGAAATCGACCTGGTCATCCTTTCATCAGTCCTACAGTACCTGGAAAAACCACATGAGTTTTTGAAAGAACTGGTTGCGTATCAGTTCCCGTTTTTATTGTTCGATCGCACTGCTTTCCATCATGGAGATCAGGATCGGCTCACCTTACAAATTGTACCTCCACAAATATATGCGGCTTCTTATCCCTCTTGGTTTTTTAATAAGCAGGGGTTTTTAAGCCATTTCCAGAACAATTACCAACAGATTGCAGAATTTACTTCTTCTGTAAAAGGAGAGGAAACCATGCTGATCAATGGGAAAGAACTGGGTTACGACAAAGGTTTTTACTTTATTAATTCATCAGGATATGCTTAA
- a CDS encoding sigma-54 interaction domain-containing protein produces the protein MDIQDIKNRFGIIGGSPLLNRAIDIARQVAPTDMSVLITGESGSGKEVFSHIIHQMSTRKHGAFIAVNCGAIPEGTIDSELFGHEKGSFTGAHEARKGYFEVANGGTIFLDEVAELPLGTQARLLRILESGEYLRVGSSKVQKTDVRIIAATNVDVYNRVKSGKFREDLYYRLNTVPLRIPALHERKEDIYLLFRKFSADFSDKYRSPGIQLEPDAIQMLSNYSWPGNVRQLKNIAEQICVLEKDRNVTAAALLNYIPNESATNLPMAINGSSKEDYTERDILYKVLFDMKKDMMELKKLVAEIIQSGGNTSHIIADNTHYINQLYQEVDQTVNEPTFTIKKPAQNAPLDYNYTQEAEEVEESLSLIDKESDLIKKALKKHKGKRKFAAQELGISERTLYRKIKELNLN, from the coding sequence TTGGACATACAAGACATTAAAAACCGCTTCGGTATCATTGGTGGCTCTCCGCTATTGAACCGGGCAATAGATATTGCCAGACAAGTTGCGCCAACGGACATGTCTGTATTAATTACCGGAGAAAGTGGAAGTGGTAAAGAGGTTTTCTCTCACATCATCCACCAGATGAGTACCCGCAAACACGGTGCATTTATTGCCGTTAACTGCGGTGCTATTCCTGAAGGAACGATAGATTCAGAGCTTTTTGGACATGAGAAAGGATCTTTTACCGGGGCCCATGAGGCCCGTAAAGGTTATTTTGAAGTGGCCAATGGCGGAACGATATTTTTAGATGAGGTGGCCGAATTGCCATTGGGTACACAAGCACGCTTACTTAGAATTCTGGAAAGTGGAGAATACCTGCGTGTAGGTTCTTCTAAAGTACAGAAAACAGATGTCAGGATTATTGCTGCTACCAACGTTGACGTATATAACCGCGTTAAATCGGGTAAATTCCGTGAGGATTTATACTACAGGCTGAACACTGTGCCTTTGCGCATCCCTGCTTTGCATGAGCGTAAAGAAGACATTTACCTTTTATTCAGAAAATTCTCTGCTGATTTCAGCGATAAATACAGAAGCCCTGGGATCCAGCTGGAACCGGATGCGATACAAATGCTCAGCAATTACAGCTGGCCAGGTAACGTCCGACAGCTGAAAAACATCGCCGAGCAAATCTGTGTATTGGAAAAAGACCGTAATGTAACGGCTGCCGCCTTGCTGAATTATATTCCAAATGAAAGCGCTACCAATTTGCCTATGGCGATCAATGGCAGTTCTAAAGAAGATTATACCGAGCGCGATATCCTTTACAAAGTGCTTTTTGACATGAAGAAAGACATGATGGAATTGAAGAAACTGGTTGCAGAGATCATTCAAAGCGGCGGAAATACTTCTCACATCATTGCCGACAATACGCATTATATCAATCAGCTATATCAGGAAGTAGACCAAACCGTTAATGAGCCCACTTTTACCATTAAAAAGCCTGCTCAGAATGCGCCTTTAGACTATAACTATACACAGGAAGCTGAGGAGGTGGAGGAATCATTGTCGCTTATCGATAAAGAATCCGACCTGATTAAAAAAGCCTTGAAGAAACACAAAGGAAAACGCAAATTTGCTGCGCAGGAACTGGGCATTTCGGAACGTACGCTGTATAGAAAAATTAAAGAACTCAACCTAAACTAG
- the lptE gene encoding LPS assembly lipoprotein LptE, with amino-acid sequence MKKLLLLLVVGLFSACSIKFSGASIPAEMKTANVLFFENNATLVVPTMSTNFTEALKNMIRNQTRLNITTNDPDAVFSGSITNFDIRPATIVDANNSGVGNTSPLNRLTIRVNVKYTNNLNPKMSFEEPIERYADYATAGGNATQLEADNIKKVMDLITTDIFNRAFANW; translated from the coding sequence ATGAAAAAGTTATTATTGCTGCTGGTTGTGGGCCTTTTCAGCGCTTGTTCCATTAAATTTAGCGGGGCATCTATCCCTGCAGAGATGAAAACAGCAAACGTGCTCTTTTTTGAAAACAATGCTACTTTAGTAGTCCCGACCATGTCGACCAACTTCACCGAAGCATTAAAAAACATGATTCGTAACCAGACCCGTCTGAACATTACGACAAATGATCCCGATGCAGTTTTTTCTGGCAGCATTACCAATTTCGACATTCGCCCGGCAACGATTGTTGATGCGAATAACTCTGGAGTTGGGAATACCTCTCCGCTAAACAGGTTGACCATTCGTGTCAATGTAAAATACACCAACAACCTGAATCCTAAAATGAGCTTTGAAGAGCCTATTGAACGTTATGCCGATTATGCAACAGCTGGTGGTAATGCCACTCAACTGGAAGCAGATAATATCAAAAAAGTAATGGATTTAATTACAACAGATATTTTTAACCGCGCATTTGCAAATTGGTAG
- a CDS encoding RNA polymerase sigma factor yields MSKVEMNTGPDDDLLLLDAIRNKDRKVFEAFYKKYYRQLFILAFRYVGKTEAAEEIVHDLFINIWNKAGQLNIQYAMKSYLFRSIVNASLNFLKKEKQDAAKQLTYLADLQPENPEEENLNKEELLLKNLEEALALLPPKCKEVMYLSRFGKLKQQEIADQMNISLKTVKNHLTYGFQKLREHLGKSAALLLAIVMFLKTMLR; encoded by the coding sequence ATGAGTAAAGTAGAGATGAATACCGGGCCTGATGATGATTTATTACTGTTGGATGCCATTAGAAATAAAGATAGAAAGGTGTTTGAAGCCTTTTATAAAAAGTATTACCGACAGCTGTTTATCCTCGCTTTTAGATATGTAGGGAAAACTGAAGCTGCAGAAGAGATTGTACATGATTTGTTTATTAATATATGGAATAAAGCCGGTCAGTTAAATATTCAGTATGCCATGAAAAGCTATTTGTTCCGGTCAATTGTCAATGCGTCCCTGAACTTCCTAAAAAAGGAAAAGCAGGATGCCGCAAAACAACTGACCTATCTGGCCGATCTGCAGCCTGAAAATCCGGAAGAAGAAAACCTAAACAAAGAAGAATTGTTGTTGAAAAACCTGGAAGAAGCACTGGCACTATTACCTCCGAAATGTAAAGAAGTGATGTACCTGAGCCGATTTGGTAAATTGAAACAACAGGAGATTGCCGACCAGATGAATATCTCGTTGAAAACAGTTAAAAACCATTTGACATATGGCTTTCAGAAGTTAAGGGAACACCTCGGAAAGTCTGCAGCGCTCTTGCTGGCGATAGTTATGTTCCTAAAAACGATGTTACGTTAA
- the miaB gene encoding tRNA (N6-isopentenyl adenosine(37)-C2)-methylthiotransferase MiaB, translating to MIDLQLTDKTHDEERQGEALVIDAPEVRNGRKLYIESYGCQMNFADSEIVASILKDQGFETTGDYHEADVVFINTCSIRENAEQRVRNRLSQFGAEKRRNPKLVVGVLGCMAERLKSKFLEEEKLVDMVVGPDAYRDLPQLISQVEDGHKAINVLLSREETYADISPVRLNGNGITAFISIMRGCDNMCSFCVVPFTRGRERSRDPYSILAEAQDLFDKGYKEVTLLGQNVDSYKWKGADAEETAEIEVNFAQLLEKVALISPELRIRFSTSHPKDITDEVLYAIAKYDNICNYIHLPVQSGSSRVLELMNRTYTREWYINRIDAIRRIIPGCAISSDIIAGFCTETEEEHQETLSIMDYVGYDFAFTFSYSERPGTLAARKLADDIPEPVKKRRLAEILLKAQETSLMRLQQFVGKTVRILVEGTSKKSDLDLCGRNDQNAMVVFPAAPGVKAGTYVNVYIDRCTSATLLGTIAVEVPEIV from the coding sequence ATGATTGATTTACAGCTTACAGATAAGACACACGATGAAGAGCGCCAGGGCGAGGCTTTAGTTATTGATGCACCAGAGGTACGTAATGGCCGAAAGTTATACATTGAAAGCTACGGTTGTCAGATGAATTTCGCAGATAGTGAGATCGTTGCCTCGATTTTAAAAGATCAGGGTTTTGAAACCACTGGTGATTATCATGAAGCAGATGTAGTATTTATCAATACCTGCTCTATCCGCGAAAATGCGGAGCAAAGAGTCCGTAACCGACTGTCGCAGTTTGGTGCGGAAAAACGTAGAAATCCCAAATTGGTGGTTGGCGTTTTAGGATGTATGGCAGAGCGTTTAAAATCAAAATTCCTGGAAGAAGAGAAATTAGTGGACATGGTGGTTGGCCCGGATGCTTACCGTGACCTTCCTCAATTGATCAGTCAGGTAGAAGATGGCCATAAAGCCATTAATGTATTGCTATCCCGCGAGGAGACTTATGCAGACATTAGCCCGGTTCGTCTAAATGGCAATGGCATCACTGCATTTATTTCAATCATGCGTGGCTGCGATAACATGTGTTCTTTCTGCGTAGTTCCTTTTACAAGAGGACGCGAGAGAAGCAGAGACCCTTATTCCATCCTTGCAGAAGCACAGGATCTGTTTGACAAAGGTTATAAAGAAGTTACTTTGCTGGGACAGAATGTAGATTCTTACAAATGGAAAGGCGCTGATGCGGAAGAGACTGCAGAAATCGAAGTAAACTTTGCACAATTACTGGAAAAAGTAGCCTTAATCAGTCCTGAATTGAGGATCAGATTTTCTACTTCTCACCCTAAAGACATTACTGACGAGGTATTATATGCCATCGCCAAATACGATAACATCTGTAATTACATCCACCTGCCAGTTCAATCTGGAAGCAGCAGGGTATTGGAACTGATGAACAGAACTTATACCAGAGAGTGGTATATCAATAGAATTGATGCCATCAGACGCATCATTCCAGGATGTGCAATTTCTTCGGACATTATCGCTGGTTTCTGTACGGAAACAGAAGAAGAACACCAGGAAACATTAAGCATCATGGATTATGTAGGTTATGATTTCGCATTTACCTTCAGTTATTCTGAAAGACCAGGTACACTGGCAGCCAGAAAACTGGCAGATGATATTCCTGAACCAGTGAAAAAACGCCGGCTAGCAGAAATATTACTGAAAGCACAGGAAACTTCTTTAATGCGCCTACAACAATTTGTTGGAAAAACTGTTAGAATTTTAGTGGAGGGTACTTCCAAAAAATCTGACCTTGACCTTTGTGGAAGAAATGATCAGAATGCGATGGTGGTTTTCCCTGCAGCGCCTGGTGTTAAAGCTGGAACTTATGTAAATGTTTATATTGACCGCTGTACATCTGCTACCTTATTAGGAACCATTGCTGTTGAAGTACCTGAAATTGTTTAA
- a CDS encoding FecR family protein, translated as MKNFETNESFIFSLIIEDLEETISAENKIILSQWRNADPENEKLYQEFLGVQINLDKLMERHELDAHHSWTVLDQKLDHSTSFFSEHNEPVQPLRNKTMPYFWVKIAAMFLILSTLGYGYFFWKNKDIVINTGTAVLTNVVLPDGTDLKLNAGTSISYSKNNFLADRKLVLIKGEAFVQVAANPTSRFRVELGDVEAKDIGTRFNISRNENQSAVTVEEGQVELREYGTARKVNLTAGKLGIYDVMNKTLMAIDNPDPNYKAWLDKSFVFNAVPLPEVLQKLETVYQTKIEMEGQELKDRKLTAKLKYQQPDSALAVIAATLDCQLIQRNGKFVLAGK; from the coding sequence ATGAAAAATTTTGAAACAAATGAATCGTTTATTTTTTCCCTGATCATTGAAGATCTCGAAGAAACGATTAGTGCGGAAAATAAAATAATCCTCAGCCAATGGAGAAATGCAGACCCCGAAAATGAAAAACTCTACCAGGAATTTTTAGGGGTACAGATCAACCTGGATAAATTGATGGAACGACACGAGCTGGATGCGCATCATTCCTGGACCGTGCTGGATCAGAAACTCGACCACAGTACGTCATTCTTTTCGGAGCATAATGAGCCTGTTCAACCCTTGAGAAATAAGACAATGCCTTATTTCTGGGTCAAAATAGCAGCCATGTTTTTGATTTTATCAACACTGGGCTACGGTTACTTCTTTTGGAAAAATAAGGATATTGTGATCAATACCGGAACTGCCGTGCTCACCAATGTGGTGCTTCCTGACGGTACAGACCTGAAACTTAATGCAGGGACTAGCATTAGCTATAGCAAAAATAACTTTCTGGCAGATCGTAAACTAGTGCTGATCAAAGGAGAAGCCTTTGTTCAGGTAGCGGCCAATCCTACTTCGCGTTTCAGAGTGGAACTTGGAGATGTAGAAGCGAAAGATATTGGTACGCGCTTTAACATCAGTAGAAATGAAAATCAATCTGCAGTGACTGTGGAAGAAGGACAGGTAGAGTTACGGGAATACGGAACCGCCAGAAAAGTAAACCTGACTGCAGGTAAACTTGGTATTTATGACGTTATGAATAAAACATTAATGGCAATTGATAATCCTGATCCCAACTATAAAGCATGGCTGGACAAGAGTTTCGTCTTTAATGCCGTTCCGCTGCCGGAAGTACTGCAAAAACTGGAAACAGTTTATCAGACTAAAATTGAGATGGAAGGGCAGGAGCTGAAGGATAGAAAGCTGACTGCAAAATTGAAATATCAGCAGCCGGATAGTGCCTTAGCAGTGATTGCTGCTACTTTAGATTGTCAATTGATCCAGCGCAATGGAAAGTTTGTTTTAGCCGGTAAATAA
- a CDS encoding TonB-dependent receptor, whose amino-acid sequence MAFYFRTLICLLLLFAAGTTFVSAQHKSLLDHPVSIHVPADSLIRVLKLLEEKAKCNFAFDPDLLRNKKSTALNFVQTPLSEVLSQLLFGSNLGFTLVGKDIVISPLKEKNWTISGHVRDQASGEALIGATVYLPSLGVGINTNQYGFFSLFIPEGIHKLMISNTGFQTREETIRLEQDVQLNIELALKTNRLEEVEIKSSNITPNPILLNEQNLGPTQLNNAAYYAGEVDVVKRLQMQNGIKSLSEGSSGLFVRGGNSDQNLILLDEAIVYNPSHLYGLVSVFNPDVVNNIQVYRDYIPANFGGRLSAVVINRMTEGNNKQFQLSGGLNSLSARIAAEGPIVKDKSSFIVAFRRSLLDVFQSKFKLFNPFSVYYDINAKANYKLNQNNTIFYSVYAGKDKLLSENAYTNNWGNLTSTFRWNHVFNSTIFQNVSLIYSNYNNLLDLNADTLSQKTQWQTRVRDVTLKADYTYYLNPLNQIKFGGSGIYHQFNPGEAKQSPNDEFNIPGDKSLEAALYYSQRLTLSSHFELDYGLRLSLFKNNELRNNVFDDQGNRIETHEVKLFVNPEPRFNLSYLPTKDQRYFFTYNRNFQYLQLIQNSTLAFSSLEPWIPASKSIKPQRSDYFSLGYRYMPNRYTWSANAYYKRMENQLELIDHAQIIKNPEVRRQLKSGMARAYGMELELSKTEGQFSGTLAYSYSRVFRKIESLNFGQEFVANYDIPHELKITAKYDMTKRLSFQSFFICSTGRPLTLPVGYYQHDGLNVPIFEERNTVRFPVFSRLDLSAQYQFKSRIAGERFLSSVLSVGVYNLYNRKNPLYYHLNPSSFEAKKSSIEYGLGIYPWIAYSFKI is encoded by the coding sequence ATGGCTTTCTATTTTAGGACGCTGATATGCCTTTTACTATTATTTGCTGCGGGAACAACGTTTGTCTCTGCTCAGCATAAAAGCCTACTTGATCATCCCGTCAGTATTCATGTGCCTGCAGATTCTCTCATCCGCGTATTGAAATTGTTGGAAGAGAAAGCAAAATGTAATTTTGCCTTTGATCCCGACTTATTGAGAAATAAAAAATCAACGGCGCTAAATTTCGTTCAAACACCATTGTCGGAGGTTTTAAGCCAGTTGTTATTTGGCTCGAATTTAGGTTTTACGCTGGTAGGAAAGGACATTGTTATCAGCCCGCTCAAAGAAAAAAACTGGACCATTAGTGGTCATGTTCGGGACCAGGCGAGTGGGGAGGCCTTGATTGGAGCTACTGTTTACCTGCCCAGCCTTGGCGTAGGTATTAATACCAACCAATACGGTTTCTTTTCCTTGTTTATCCCTGAAGGGATTCATAAATTAATGATCTCCAATACCGGATTTCAAACGCGGGAAGAAACGATTCGCTTAGAACAGGATGTGCAGCTCAATATCGAGCTTGCCTTAAAGACCAACCGCTTAGAGGAAGTAGAGATAAAATCAAGCAACATTACGCCAAATCCTATTCTCCTAAATGAGCAGAATTTAGGCCCAACACAGTTGAATAATGCTGCATATTATGCCGGTGAAGTAGATGTAGTGAAGAGACTGCAAATGCAGAACGGTATAAAATCATTGTCGGAAGGCAGCTCCGGTCTATTTGTGAGGGGAGGGAACTCCGATCAGAACTTGATTCTACTCGATGAGGCCATCGTGTATAACCCTTCCCATTTATATGGACTGGTTTCTGTCTTTAATCCGGATGTGGTCAATAATATCCAGGTGTACCGGGATTATATCCCTGCGAATTTTGGCGGACGGCTCTCTGCCGTAGTCATTAACCGGATGACCGAGGGGAATAATAAACAGTTCCAGCTGAGTGGGGGACTCAATTCTCTTTCTGCACGCATTGCCGCCGAAGGACCGATTGTAAAAGATAAAAGTTCTTTTATTGTTGCCTTTAGAAGGAGCTTACTAGATGTTTTTCAAAGTAAGTTTAAGCTGTTCAATCCTTTTTCCGTGTATTATGATATCAATGCAAAGGCGAATTATAAGCTCAACCAAAATAACACCATTTTCTATTCTGTCTACGCCGGAAAAGATAAATTACTCTCTGAAAACGCATATACCAACAACTGGGGAAACCTGACTTCCACCTTCCGCTGGAACCATGTTTTTAACTCCACCATTTTTCAAAACGTATCATTGATCTATAGCAATTACAACAATCTGCTGGACTTAAACGCAGACACGCTATCGCAAAAAACACAGTGGCAAACGCGGGTAAGGGATGTGACACTGAAAGCCGATTATACCTATTACCTGAATCCTTTGAATCAGATTAAATTTGGTGGCTCGGGTATCTATCACCAGTTTAATCCTGGTGAGGCGAAACAATCACCCAATGATGAGTTCAATATTCCTGGAGATAAGAGTCTGGAAGCAGCACTCTACTATTCGCAGCGCCTCACTTTAAGTTCGCATTTTGAACTGGATTACGGCCTTCGTCTGAGTTTATTTAAAAACAATGAACTGCGCAATAATGTGTTTGACGACCAGGGGAACCGGATAGAAACGCATGAGGTAAAACTCTTTGTAAATCCAGAACCCCGTTTCAACCTGAGTTATCTGCCAACTAAAGACCAGCGCTATTTCTTTACTTACAACCGGAATTTTCAATACCTGCAGCTGATCCAAAATAGTACGCTGGCATTTTCCTCTCTAGAACCCTGGATTCCAGCTTCAAAAAGTATCAAGCCACAGCGCTCAGACTATTTTTCTCTGGGTTACCGCTATATGCCAAACCGGTATACCTGGTCGGCAAATGCCTATTACAAGCGGATGGAGAATCAGCTGGAACTGATTGACCATGCACAGATCATCAAAAACCCAGAGGTCAGGAGACAATTGAAATCCGGAATGGCCAGGGCTTATGGCATGGAATTGGAACTCAGTAAAACCGAAGGACAGTTTTCCGGTACCCTTGCCTATAGCTATTCCAGGGTATTCCGAAAAATAGAATCACTTAATTTCGGACAAGAGTTTGTCGCCAATTACGACATCCCTCATGAGCTAAAAATCACCGCTAAATACGATATGACTAAGCGGCTGTCTTTCCAAAGTTTCTTTATTTGTTCAACAGGCAGACCGTTAACCCTTCCTGTTGGTTATTATCAGCATGATGGCTTAAACGTACCTATTTTTGAAGAAAGAAATACAGTCAGATTTCCGGTGTTCAGCAGACTGGACCTTTCCGCACAATACCAGTTCAAGAGCAGGATCGCCGGCGAAAGATTCCTATCTAGCGTGCTTTCTGTGGGTGTTTACAATCTTTATAACCGCAAAAATCCATTGTATTACCACTTGAATCCTTCTTCTTTTGAAGCAAAAAAGAGTAGTATTGAGTATGGTTTAGGAATTTATCCTTGGATAGCTTACAGTTTTAAAATTTAG